The Engystomops pustulosus chromosome 3, aEngPut4.maternal, whole genome shotgun sequence region AGTTCCCACGTTTAGTCTCATGTCTATGGGATTGTCTGATAATTCACTTGAATGAGATTAAGCTGATCTACTAGACGTTCCaattattagattattattattattattattttccaggATGTCCTACAACTTCTTTAAATTTTCTATATTCTGTTTATGAatgagggtaaaaaaaaaaacaaatcttttgtgttttattactGGTTGCAGGAAATGGACCCCTTGCTGGCACAATCTTCATGGAAAACAAAATCTTCCAGTTCGGAGAGTGACACTATAGGTGGATTTCCTGTTGAATTCCTCGTTCAGGTGGTAAGTGACCGGAGAATCTGGAGGAAATACAATCGCATAAATACTGGGTGATCGCGTCCACACGTGTGACTTTGCTTTTACTTACAGAATGtgattttattagatttttttttattattatttatttcagaCCCGATTATCAAAGATCTTGATGATCAAGAAAGAACAAATAAAAAAGCTAAAAGACATGAATACAGAAGCAGAAAAGCTGGTGAGACAAACACGTAGAGTCCTCTGATATACGGGGCCTTCATACTGTATATCACAGTGACCTCTGGCTGATAGCGTCATTTCATAACACTCAAGGGTTGCGGTGTGTTGGTGGATGTCTGATGGGTGTAAGGTTGAGGCTGTTTTGGTTTTGCATTATATCTTCTCACACCATGCAGACCATTCATGAGTCGAGCTGCTACACAAAATGCACCTTCGTTTCGCCCTGTAACTTGTCCAGGCGCCACATAAATGGGGAAATGAATGAAGGTGCTAGCTCCAGCCTTCATCTCATGCTGTACAGATGGTCcccctacttaaccccttaacgacctggcccttttttgttttttcatttccatttttcactccccaccttcaaaaaacactttaactttttttattttgacacataaagagctgtgtggcggcttgttttctgcgtaacaaattgcacttcatagcgatggtattgaatattccatgccgtgtactgggaagcgggaaaaaaaaaaaatccaaatgcagtgaaaatggtgaaaaactgcaGCAaagaccggctatggagagggttcagcctggTAAGGGGTAAAGGACTCCCCAACTTAAACTATCTTTAGTTAGAGACTgtgctgtgacctctggatgctttactatagtccccagCTACAACGATCAGCTttgagttgtctgtaatgaagctttattgaaaatccagttgtcgctgggacaaaataaatatttatctgcagcttcaattataaaatatacagctctgacttgcatacaaatttaacttaagaacaaacctaaagaacctatggggtacgtaacccggggactgcctgtaatgtataATACAACTAATTTACACTATGGTTATAGACTGTGAACTGCTATGACCAATATACTTGTATACAGGACACTGCGCTTTTCCCCATCAATATAAATGTTTGTTCTTTTATAGAAATCCTACTCTGCCCCGATCAGCATTGAGTTCCAGAGGCGATACGCTACAATTGTCCTAGAACTGGAGCAGCTCAACAAGGATCTTAACAAAGTTCTTCATAAAGTCCAGCAGTTTTGCTACGAGGTAAATGGCTCTTAGTAGTTTTCTTTACAGGAGCACAAGGCCCTGATCTCTCATTTACTTgagagatcttaaaggggttctctggaggtggaaaaacatggctgcagtcttccaaaaacagcgcctcacctgaccatgggtagtgtgtggtattgcaactaagctccattcatttctatacagcggagctgcagtactggcagttaCCATGGtcgggtgtggcgctgtttttggaagactgcagccatgtttttccacctcctgagaacccctttaagacagagGCGTCAACATTGCAGAATTTGCTGcccccttttattttattttgttataggaAATCTAAACAAAATCAATCGTGATAAACGAGGGGTACTTACTCATGTACAGATACTCAGAaggtgggaatcttcttatatttttacccatggcctccttcctcctaaagtCCACTGTTGCATTATGCGTatgagccacaagggctctgtgaggtgttactagagcccctctgtgtgctgtagcttcataggttgTCACTCTCTCCCCCTGTACCTGTCCCCCTCTCTCACTGTGTGCTTCTGCTATGAGAATGCAGAAGGCAGAGGTTGAGACGGTGAACAGCTGAAGGTTGGAACATGAGGGTTCAGGTAatgcccccaggagcccttctggcttatcagtataattataaaagtggcattttagaagggaggaggccatggataacaaatattagatgattaccacagtcatggtgcctggatctatgattaagtgctcATCAGTCTGGCTCAGCATACGGGGACAGTCCTCGGGACAGAGCATAACCAATTCTTCCACCAGGAAAAGATttttgtttaaaaagaaaaaaagtctcTATTTTATCTAAATCTTTGACCCCAAAAAAATTGTCAATCCTTTTGCCCCTTTTATCATGTGTTGTAATCTGAAGGTATTTCAGCATTTTCTCTTCTGGTTTCTCAAGGAAGACATATTGTTCCCATTACGTGTCATGTTAATCTCTATTTGTCTCACAGCTCGCTCAAGATCAGGGACTTCAGCCAGCGAACCAGCCGACGGACATGAGACAGCGCTGCGAGGAAGAGGCTCGGGAGATGGTCCGCCAAGCGAACACCTCCAGCGGGCAGCCGTGTGTGCAGAGCGAGAGCCTGACAGACCTCATATCCAGACTCACAGCCATCCTACTACAGATAAAGGTACGACACCGGCTACGGCCCCAGATCTGAGCGCACTTTGCACTTTGTTATTTTCGGATCTTGTAACCAGCGCGTGATATTTCTCTTGCAGTGTCTCGCAGAAGGAGGAGACCTGAATTCTTTCGAGTTCAAGTCTTTAACAGATTCCATTAATGACATCAAGAATTCTATAAATCCTTCTAATATCAGGTAAGTGATTGAATCGCCTGGAAAGCTTACACGCCTTTTGTGTTGTTACAATCCAAATCCCACATTAGATTTGCTCATTGTAACTTTTGGACTCAAAGGAGAACATAACAGGTTTCCAATGAATTATTACAACTTCTGATATGATTGAAGCCTTTCTGCTAACCCTGAGAAGGTTGGTGATGGTTATTTACTTTAGCGGCCGCACCTATACAGACATGTTCGCATGGCAATTTTCTGCTCAGTATTTTGCATCACTATTTGGAAGCCTGAACCAGAAAAGTAGCAAGTGATGCTTTCTCTTTATAGATTGCATTCCTGGTTTGGATGTGCATGTACTAAGTGGCGTTCTGCCGTGTGAGCATAGCCTTAAAGGGAAGGTGTATTAGTGACTACATCTTAGTAGctgtttctgtctctctctgctcttgtAGTGAGTTTGGGAACAGCTATGAGGATGTAGCGCCATACTAACATGTCACCAATCCACATGGCAACCCTTGTTGGCTGCTTTCCTGAACCAGGGGCTAATCTCCATTGTCCCTCATCTTCGAACGCATGTGCCCGGTCTTGCGTCCCTCCTCAAACCTACATCCAGCCTCGCCCCGTGTTTTGACAGTGTAGACTTGCTTAATCCGAAATCACAAATAAATCGCATAGTGTTGGGGATTGTATTTTGAACTACACGTGTTAAAGCACCACATACCTATAATGGAAATGTCCCACAGGTCATTTTCTGCTGAAGAGGCATATGCATTTCTTGCCTCGGACATGGAGTCGGCAAGCGAGGATGACACTCCACTCATCCAGTCATCCTCCTCATCCAGCGAGGAGGAAGAGCCCCCGGGAATGCACCCCAAGGACACCACAGAGGCAGCCCCCGAGACTAGTGACCCCACATGGAACCCCCCACCTGACAACTATGTGCCTCGCATCCCTGAGTTTACAGGGAGCTCAGGGATCAagtttgacacggcagggctcagaaagATAGACTTCTTCAAGATCTATTTCACTGCTGATTTTGTTGAGCTTACGGTGGCCCAGACAAACTTATACGCCCAGCGGTATCTCGCCCAAAACCCTACATCCATCTATGCCCAGCCTCAAAGGTGGACGCCTGTAACCGCTGCGGAAATGATGAAATTCTGGGGGCTTTTATTAAACACGGGGCTACTGAAGAAGCCGTCCATCGGGGCCTATTGGGGCACGGACATCCTGTATCAAACGCTGTTGTTTCGCATGATCATGACCAGGACGCGTTTCGAGTCCATCCTTAAGTTCCTCCATTATAGTGATGATACTCGGTGCCCACCCCGGGATGACCCAAGTTTTGACCGTTTGTACAAGGTTAGACCCCTCATACAGCACTTTAGTTCCAGTTTTGCCAAAGTCTACACCCCTGAGAAGTGTCTCTCAGTCAGCGAGTCCCTGctacattttaaagggaagcttcaATCCGATCAGAACCTACCAAGTTCTAGGACAAGGCACGGAGTGAAGATCTATAAGCTCTGCGAGAGCACCACAGGGTACGTCTACAGGTTTAACATCTATCAAGGACAGGACTCCGGCGCTGTACCCTCAGAGTGCCCCCCGACCCTAGGGACTAGCGGGAGGGTTGTGTGGGACTTGGTGCACCCGCTGCTGGACCAAGGCTACCACCTGTACCTAGATCACTTGTATACCAGCGTTCCTCTATTCAAGTGCCTTTCCTCCAAAAATACGGCAGCGTGTGGCGCTGTACGGAAAGATCATAGAAGTCTTCCCAAGTCTCTGCTCGGGCAGATAGTGAAGAAGGGCGAGAGCCGGGCACTGTGCAGCGACAACGTCTTATGTGTCAGGTATAGAGACAAGAGCGACGTCCTCATGCTGACTACTATACATGGCAATCACTGCGCCCCAAAACTAGAGggcagtacagagacccccagaccGGTGTGTATTGAGGAGTACAATAAGTATATAAGAGGGGCCGgcctgtctgaccaggtgctGAGGCCGTACAGCGCCATGCGGCACCTCCGGGGGTGGCACAAGAAGCTGGccatacacatagtacagacggcTCTGTATAACGCCTTTGTGCTATCCCGATACGCCGGGCACTCGGGGACCTTCCTGGAATTCGAAGAGGTGGTGATAAAGTCCCTCCTTTTCGGAAACCACGAACGGAAGCGCCCAACCGTGTCTTTCGGAAGCGATTCCATCCGCGTTGTACCAGGGCAACACTTCCCCGGCGAAGTCCCCCAAACCCGAAAAAAGGGCAGAAGCCAAAAAAGATGCAGAGTGTGCTCCAAGAAGGGGGTGCGGAAGGAGACCATCTACCAGTGCGACACCTGCCCCGTAAAACCCGGACTTTGTATGAAGAAGTGTTTTAGGATTTATCACACGTCCCCTTTATTCGGGGACCAGGACGCGGAGGGCCCCAGCACGTCCTCCGGAGGCGAGGTCACCCGCGTCGTGCCAGGGCAACACTTCCCCTGCGAAGTTCCCCAAACCGGAAAAAGGGGACGGTCCCAAAAGAGGTGCAGAGTCTGCTCCAAGAAGGGGATCCGGAAGGACACCATCTACCAGTGCGACACCTGCCCCGTGAAGCCCGGACTCTGCATGAGGGATTGTTTTAGGATTTATCACTCGTCTCTGGAGTAATCACCTTATTAACTCCAACCCACTTCATTTGTACACCCCAAAACTAACTTATGTCACCCCGTTACTGTAATATAGTAGGTCCGTTACATAATAAAAGGTTTTAGAGTGCACCCCAGAGTGCTGGGATTTATTCTTATGCCACATCAGAGGTCACTGTGGTTGTATGTGTGGTCTTCCCTTCACCCTGGTATTAGGGGGGTGCTGCCGCTGGTACATCGGGGTACAGGCAGCTGACCTCACCTGCTGCTGCATTTCAGGGCTGGTAGAAAGAGTTAAGGCTCCAGGGACCCCAAGTGTCGCCCCTAGACCGGGGGTTTGTTCTGTATTAAACGGGTTGTCCCAAAGAAGATTGTCATCCCCCGTCTACAGGATGTGCTGATCCTGAGATTACCTTCCAATTCACACCTAATAATGTGACAAGGCAGGGGGAGTTCTGATTACATGTCTATGAGACTGCTGCGATCTCCTGTGGATGGGGGATAACACATGTACAACCACCCCTGCAGTCTACAAGTGTCTGTAATACATGTACACCAGAGATTAGGGGGGCAACAAGGTGACGTATGGCTGCAGCTAGAAGGACCCCGCCACGTGGGTTTCACTTCTGTGGGAGAAAAAAGGAAATCAATATGCACTAGTTTATACTCcactattataccccagagctgtgtgtacatacatgacattacttatcctgtactgatcctgagttacatcctgtattatactccagagctgcactcactattctgctgctggtgcagtcactgtgtacatacatgacattacttatcctgtactgatcctgagttacatcctgtattataccccagagctgcactcactattctgctgctggtgcagtcactgtgtacatacatgacattacttatcctgtactgatcctgagttacatcctgtattataccccagagctgcactcactattctgctgctggtgcagtcactgtgtacatacatgacactacttatcctgtactgatcctgagttacatcctgtattatactccagagctgcactcactattctgctgctggtgcagtcactgtgtacatacatgacattacttatcctgtactgatcctgagttacatcctgtattataccccagagctgcactcactattctgctgctggtgcagtcactgtgtacatacatgacattacttatcctgtactgatcctgagttacatcctgtattataccccagagctgtactcactattctgctgctggtgcagtcactgtgtacatacatgacattacttatcctgtactgatcccgagttacatcctgtattatactccagagctgcactcactattctgctgctggtgcagtcactgtgtacatacatgacattacttatcctgtactgatcctgagttacatcctgtattataccccagagctgcactcactattctgctgctggtgcagtcactgtgtacatacatgacattacttatcctgtactgatcccgagttacatcctgtattatactccagagctgcactcactattctgctgctggtgcagtcactgtgtacatacatgacattacttatcctgtactgatcctgagttacatcctgtattatactccagagctgcactcactattctgctgctggtgcagtcactgtgtacatacatgacattacttatcctgtactgatcctgagttacatcctgtattataccccagagctgcactcactattctgctgctggtgcagtcactgtgtacatacatgacattacttatcctgtactgatcctgagttacatcctgtattataccccagagctgcactcactatcctgctgctggtgcagtcactgtgtacatacatgacattacttatcctgtactgatcctgagttacatcctgtattatactccagagctgcactcactattctgctgctggtgcagtcactgtgtacatacatgacattacttatcctgtactgatcctgagttacatcctgtattataccccagagctgcactcactattctgctgctggtgcagtcactgtgtacatacatgacattacttatcctgtactgatcctgagttacatcctgtattataccccagagctgcactcactatcctgctgctggtgcagtcactgtgtacatacatgacattacttatcctgtactgatcctgagttacatcctgtattataccccagagctgcactcactattctgctgctggtgcagtcactgtgtacatacatgacattacttatcctgtactgatcctgagttacatcctgtattataccccagagctgcactcactattctgctgctggtgcagtcactgtgtacatacatgacattactgatcctgtactgatcctgagttacatcctgtattataccccagagctgcactcactattctgctgctggtgcagtcactgtgtacatacatgacattacttatcctgtactgatcctgagttacatcctgtattatactccagagctgcactcactattctgctggtagatTCATCATGTTTTGTTAAATTTACAACCAAAGTGACTTGATTAGGACTGCATTGTCCTGCTACTTTATAATATGCTTTCAGTTCCTTTCCACTTTTAGGCTcagtgcttgctgtcagtgaatggatcgTTTCCGGAAGCTTTAAACCCCTTGTGTTTCTTTCCCCTTGCAGCTGTTTTCAGAACAACGTTGAGATCCACGTGGCACACATTCAGAGCGGACTGAGTCAGATGGGAAACCTGCACGCCTTCTCCGCCAATAACACAAACAGGGACTGATTATCCGCCCGCGTTTTCCCTTTTTCCCGGTCGGACTTGTCTATAATTCACAGATGACaaactttttttgtttgtattaaaaagtgacaaaaaaaaaagtgacgcagCGTTACGGACCTCGCATATTTTATTTCCTTTGTCCTATGGATACACAACTGTACGGAGATGCTGTTGGCGCTGCCCCGACGCAATCAGAATGGCGCCCACTTGTGGATCAGAGAAGACGTAACGCCAACATCCTCCCGCTCATCCCCCATTATCTACGTGGCTTCAGAtctgcagaatacacaaggagtCCTGGGACCTGCCACAAGGGGGAGCTGCGCCTCAAAGGACTTATTTTGTACCATAGTTTTTAATGATTTCAGTcacttaaaggaattttccagttTTGATGCCCTTAAAGCGCGGGCGTCACACAGCGGGAAGTGATGAAATTTTTACGTGTTGTTTCAAGTCCTgttgttttcaagatctctgcttgctgctctGAATGTTTACAGCCACATAATAAACTTGTACTGACCTCAAACCTCACATCTGAGGGTTtgtttcaattgcaaccagtgtaGACAATCCCATCAATGCTTAATATATCAGCTGCATGAGCgcgtccattcactgacagcaagtagGGATCTTGAAATGGAAAGGAATTTGTCAGGTTCGGCGAACAAGCGAATTTAGGATTCATTGTATTTTGGTCCTAAATTCTCTGCTGATTGATATGTATTTTGGCTTCAGAATGGCTTCCCCTCTGCACAACCATAGGGGGAAGCTCCCCCCTATGTCACAGTATCAGGGGTCCCTCCAAAGAGAGTATCTATGAGCGCTGGAAACCTTTTCAGTGAGTGTATCTCTCATCTGTCTACACCAGAGACTCTATTCATTTGTGGGCAATAGGACCCCCATAACTAGcatatccctttaaataatatttgGACTACCTATATCACAATAAGGGGAGCTCTGGCTTATTGAATGCTTAATGTGTATgcggagagctccccctagtggcggccgGATGAATGTGATGTAAAAATGTGTGAGcggagagctccccctactggtgataTGCCGGATGAATGTGTGAGCggagagctccccctggtggcggcCGGACAAGTGTGTAAGcggagagctccccctactggtgataTGCCGGATGAATGTGTGAGcggagagctccccctactggtgataTGCTGGACGAGTGTGTGAGCggagagctccccctggtggcggcCGGACAAGTGTGTAAGCggagagctccccctggtggcggaCGGACAAGTGTGTAAGCGGAGAGAT contains the following coding sequences:
- the LIN9 gene encoding protein lin-9 homolog isoform X2, which produces MKRMKAARPPAATGAEGDDGEDVQGPDLADVEDSSAKALVSLKEGSLSNTWNEKFSPQKTLAWKGGNNPVAELKFTTTTTTTPVKKASQKIGYRLRNLLKLPKAHKWCIYEWFYSNIDKPLFEGDNDFCVCLKESFPNLKTRKLTRVEWGKIRRLMGKPRRCSAAFFEEERSALEQKRQKIRLLQQRKVTDVSQFKDLPDEIPLSLVIGTKVTARLRGMHDGLFTGQIDAVDTQNSTYRVTFDRNGLGTHTIPDYEVLSNEPHETMPIAAFALKQRPSRMYMTPPRLHHPSHAQSPILEMDPLLAQSSWKTKSSSSESDTIGGFPVEFLVQVTRLSKILMIKKEQIKKLKDMNTEAEKLKSYSAPISIEFQRRYATIVLELEQLNKDLNKVLHKVQQFCYELAQDQGLQPANQPTDMRQRCEEEAREMVRQANTSSGQPCVQSESLTDLISRLTAILLQIKCLAEGGDLNSFEFKSLTDSINDIKNSINPSNIRSFSAEEAYAFLASDMESASEDDTPLIQSSSSSSEEEEPPGMHPKDTTEAAPETSDPTWNPPPDNYVPRIPEFTGSSGIKFDTAGLRKIDFFKIYFTADFVELTVAQTNLYAQRYLAQNPTSIYAQPQRWTPVTAAEMMKFWGLLLNTGLLKKPSIGAYWGTDILYQTLLFRMIMTRTRFESILKFLHYSDDTRCPPRDDPSFDRLYKVRPLIQHFSSSFAKVYTPEKCLSVSESLLHFKGKLQSDQNLPSSRTRHGVKIYKLCESTTGYVYRFNIYQGQDSGAVPSECPPTLGTSGRVVWDLVHPLLDQGYHLYLDHLYTSVPLFKCLSSKNTAACGAVRKDHRSLPKSLLGQIVKKGESRALCSDNVLCVRYRDKSDVLMLTTIHGNHCAPKLEGSTETPRPVCIEEYNKYIRGAGLSDQVLRPYSAMRHLRGWHKKLAIHIVQTALYNAFVLSRYAGHSGTFLEFEEVVIKSLLFGNHERKRPTVSFGSDSIRVVPGQHFPGEVPQTRKKGRSQKRCRVCSKKGVRKETIYQCDTCPVKPGLCMKKCFRIYHTSPLFGDQDAEGPSTSSGGEVTRVVPGQHFPCEVPQTGKRGRSQKRCRVCSKKGIRKDTIYQCDTCPVKPGLCMRDCFRIYHSSLE
- the LIN9 gene encoding protein lin-9 homolog isoform X1, giving the protein MKRMKAARPPAATGAEGDDGEDVQGPDLADVEDSSAKALVSLKEGSLSNTWNEKFSPQKTLAWKGGNNPVAELPPRSSKRSRLISDEEECQINTRSPKRNQKTTMTPQKFTTTTTTTPVKKASQKIGYRLRNLLKLPKAHKWCIYEWFYSNIDKPLFEGDNDFCVCLKESFPNLKTRKLTRVEWGKIRRLMGKPRRCSAAFFEEERSALEQKRQKIRLLQQRKVTDVSQFKDLPDEIPLSLVIGTKVTARLRGMHDGLFTGQIDAVDTQNSTYRVTFDRNGLGTHTIPDYEVLSNEPHETMPIAAFALKQRPSRMYMTPPRLHHPSHAQSPILEMDPLLAQSSWKTKSSSSESDTIGGFPVEFLVQVTRLSKILMIKKEQIKKLKDMNTEAEKLKSYSAPISIEFQRRYATIVLELEQLNKDLNKVLHKVQQFCYELAQDQGLQPANQPTDMRQRCEEEAREMVRQANTSSGQPCVQSESLTDLISRLTAILLQIKCLAEGGDLNSFEFKSLTDSINDIKNSINPSNIRSFSAEEAYAFLASDMESASEDDTPLIQSSSSSSEEEEPPGMHPKDTTEAAPETSDPTWNPPPDNYVPRIPEFTGSSGIKFDTAGLRKIDFFKIYFTADFVELTVAQTNLYAQRYLAQNPTSIYAQPQRWTPVTAAEMMKFWGLLLNTGLLKKPSIGAYWGTDILYQTLLFRMIMTRTRFESILKFLHYSDDTRCPPRDDPSFDRLYKVRPLIQHFSSSFAKVYTPEKCLSVSESLLHFKGKLQSDQNLPSSRTRHGVKIYKLCESTTGYVYRFNIYQGQDSGAVPSECPPTLGTSGRVVWDLVHPLLDQGYHLYLDHLYTSVPLFKCLSSKNTAACGAVRKDHRSLPKSLLGQIVKKGESRALCSDNVLCVRYRDKSDVLMLTTIHGNHCAPKLEGSTETPRPVCIEEYNKYIRGAGLSDQVLRPYSAMRHLRGWHKKLAIHIVQTALYNAFVLSRYAGHSGTFLEFEEVVIKSLLFGNHERKRPTVSFGSDSIRVVPGQHFPGEVPQTRKKGRSQKRCRVCSKKGVRKETIYQCDTCPVKPGLCMKKCFRIYHTSPLFGDQDAEGPSTSSGGEVTRVVPGQHFPCEVPQTGKRGRSQKRCRVCSKKGIRKDTIYQCDTCPVKPGLCMRDCFRIYHSSLE